In the genome of Hymenobacter cellulosivorans, one region contains:
- the queG gene encoding tRNA epoxyqueuosine(34) reductase QueG, whose amino-acid sequence MLPTAQYTAFIKRRAAELGFMYCGISKAEFLEEEAPRLENWLNQQMNGKMAYMANHFDKRLDPRLLVDGAKSVISLLLNYYPAPEDQQPADEDTLKISKYAYGRDYHFVIKDKLKELLHDMQQEIGEVGGRVFVDSAPVMDKVWAKKSGLGWVGKNSNLITPGVGSFYFIAELIVDVELDYDGPIKDYCGTCTKCVDACPTDAITNPYVVDGSKCISYFTIELKDQIPQEVAGKFGNWVFGCDICQDVCPWNRFAKPHQEPQFRPHAQLPHLKANDWQEITHELFSELFRQSAVKRTGYAGLTRNIRFVTNEPDAQIRVEE is encoded by the coding sequence ATGCTCCCAACTGCCCAGTACACTGCTTTCATCAAGCGCCGCGCGGCGGAGCTGGGCTTTATGTACTGCGGTATTTCCAAGGCCGAGTTTCTAGAAGAGGAAGCGCCCCGGCTGGAGAATTGGCTTAACCAGCAGATGAATGGCAAGATGGCCTACATGGCCAACCATTTCGACAAGCGCCTCGACCCGCGCCTGCTCGTGGACGGGGCTAAGTCGGTCATTTCTTTGCTGCTGAACTACTACCCGGCCCCGGAAGACCAGCAGCCCGCCGACGAAGACACGCTCAAGATCAGCAAATACGCCTACGGCCGCGACTACCACTTTGTCATCAAGGACAAGCTCAAGGAGCTACTCCATGATATGCAGCAGGAAATAGGGGAGGTCGGCGGCCGGGTGTTCGTCGATTCGGCGCCGGTGATGGACAAGGTGTGGGCCAAGAAGAGCGGGCTGGGTTGGGTTGGCAAGAACTCCAACCTGATTACGCCGGGCGTGGGCAGCTTTTACTTTATTGCCGAGCTCATCGTGGATGTAGAGCTGGACTACGACGGGCCCATCAAGGACTATTGCGGTACCTGCACCAAGTGCGTGGATGCCTGCCCCACCGATGCCATTACCAACCCCTACGTAGTGGATGGCAGCAAGTGCATCAGCTACTTCACCATCGAGCTCAAAGACCAGATTCCGCAGGAAGTGGCGGGCAAGTTCGGCAACTGGGTGTTTGGCTGCGACATCTGCCAGGACGTGTGCCCTTGGAACCGGTTTGCCAAGCCCCATCAGGAGCCGCAATTCCGGCCCCACGCCCAACTGCCGCACCTGAAGGCCAACGACTGGCAGGAAATTACCCACGAGCTATTCTCGGAATTATTCCGGCAGTCGGCGGTGAAACGTACCGGCTATGCCGGCCTAACACGAAACATCCGGTTCGTGACAAACGAACCGGATGCGCAAATACGGGTAGAAGAATAA
- the ruvB gene encoding Holliday junction branch migration DNA helicase RuvB, which produces MREPFMTGGNDHMDSGEKEIDKALRPLSFADFTGQAKVVDNLQIFVGAAKQRGEALDHVLLHGPPGLGKTTLSHIIANELGAGIKMTSGPVLDKPSDLAGLLTNLDPHDVLFIDEIHRLNPVVEEYLYSAMEDYRIDILLDSGPNARSVQISLSPFTLIGATTRSGMLTSPLRARFGISSRLEYYDAKLLTDIVMRSAEILATPIYEDAAFEIARRSRGTPRIANNLLRRTRDFAQIKGTGTITVDIAQFALNALDVDARGLDDMDKRILNTIIDKFKGGPVGISTIATACGEEAETIEEVYEPFLIQEGYIKRTSRGREATEAAYKHLGKLMPQHLRGNSPGDLFGAQE; this is translated from the coding sequence ATGCGCGAACCATTCATGACCGGTGGCAATGACCACATGGACTCCGGCGAAAAAGAGATTGACAAGGCCCTGCGGCCCCTGAGCTTCGCCGACTTCACGGGCCAGGCCAAAGTAGTCGACAACCTGCAGATCTTCGTGGGCGCGGCCAAGCAGCGCGGCGAAGCCCTCGACCATGTGCTCCTGCACGGGCCTCCCGGTCTGGGCAAAACCACGCTGTCCCACATCATCGCCAACGAACTGGGGGCCGGCATCAAGATGACCTCGGGTCCGGTGCTCGACAAGCCTTCGGACCTGGCCGGCCTGCTCACCAACCTGGACCCGCACGACGTGCTGTTCATCGATGAGATTCACCGCTTGAATCCCGTGGTGGAAGAGTATCTATACTCGGCCATGGAGGACTACCGCATCGACATCCTGCTCGATTCGGGCCCGAATGCCCGCTCGGTCCAGATTTCGCTGAGCCCCTTTACCCTCATTGGCGCCACGACGCGCAGCGGTATGCTCACCTCGCCGCTGCGGGCCCGCTTCGGCATCAGCTCCCGCCTCGAATACTACGACGCCAAACTGCTGACTGACATTGTGATGCGTTCGGCCGAAATTCTGGCGACGCCCATCTATGAGGATGCGGCCTTCGAAATTGCCCGCCGCTCCCGCGGTACGCCCCGTATTGCCAACAACCTGCTGCGCCGCACCCGCGACTTTGCCCAGATCAAAGGTACCGGCACCATCACCGTCGACATTGCCCAGTTTGCCCTCAACGCCCTCGACGTGGACGCCCGCGGCCTCGACGACATGGACAAGCGCATCCTGAACACCATCATCGACAAGTTTAAAGGGGGCCCGGTGGGTATCAGCACCATTGCCACGGCCTGCGGTGAGGAAGCCGAAACCATTGAGGAAGTGTACGAGCCTTTCCTGATCCAAGAAGGCTACATCAAGCGCACCTCCCGGGGCCGCGAAGCCACCGAAGCAGCTTACAAGCACCTAGGCAAGCTCATGCCCCAGCACCTGCGCGGCAATTCGCCCGGGGACTTGTTCGGCGCTCAGGAGTAG
- a CDS encoding HIRAN domain-containing protein: MTTASASSAPALILLECLVAGTTHREKLKQHEPKLYVGQALELVRESDSKYDDWAVKVLTTAAEGGVWLGYLPEVRNETVARLLDAGYTLGARLAHKAWEEDWLHLEIEVLLPAGTLA, encoded by the coding sequence ATGACTACTGCATCCGCATCCTCTGCCCCCGCCCTGATTTTGCTTGAATGCCTGGTGGCCGGCACTACCCACCGGGAGAAACTCAAACAGCACGAGCCTAAGCTCTACGTAGGTCAGGCCCTGGAGCTGGTGCGCGAGTCCGACAGCAAGTACGACGACTGGGCCGTGAAAGTACTGACCACGGCGGCCGAGGGCGGCGTGTGGCTGGGCTACCTGCCCGAAGTGCGCAACGAAACCGTAGCCCGCCTCCTCGACGCCGGCTACACGCTGGGTGCCCGCCTCGCGCACAAAGCCTGGGAGGAAGACTGGCTCCACCTCGAAATCGAAGTACTACTGCCGGCTGGCACGTTGGCGTAG
- a CDS encoding DUF4268 domain-containing protein has protein sequence MYSKTEAAQLRQAFWTTFGQYMAPVPSAEGVPTNWINYKTGLKHVYFRLRADVRHATISIDITHPDEGLRELFFQQFLELRRMLEESLGEAWTWEPQFVDENGQTMSRIYQELRPANMFDREDWPKLISFFKPRLMALDEFWSGAQYAFDDLR, from the coding sequence ATGTATAGCAAAACTGAAGCCGCTCAGCTACGCCAGGCTTTCTGGACTACGTTTGGGCAGTATATGGCTCCCGTGCCTTCGGCGGAGGGTGTCCCGACCAACTGGATTAACTACAAAACCGGGCTCAAGCACGTGTACTTCCGCCTGCGGGCCGATGTGCGCCACGCCACCATCAGTATTGATATTACCCATCCCGATGAAGGCCTGCGGGAGCTGTTTTTTCAGCAGTTCCTGGAGCTGCGGCGCATGCTGGAGGAAAGTCTGGGCGAGGCCTGGACCTGGGAACCGCAGTTTGTGGACGAAAACGGGCAGACGATGAGCCGCATCTACCAGGAGTTGCGCCCGGCCAATATGTTTGACCGGGAAGACTGGCCCAAGCTAATTTCCTTTTTCAAGCCCCGCCTGATGGCCCTGGACGAGTTCTGGAGCGGAGCCCAATATGCCTTCGATGATTTGCGGTAA
- a CDS encoding YfbM family protein, which produces MVVFIEFHLYRSSAMGMIMILRKVSEPQLQQLLAEPDLILDLVDELAPAGQELDLDKAWHGLHFMLTGSGWEGPEELAYLMDGGQVIGNEEEHSVGLGPARGLTNAEVSQFAAALGRLSESEFRLRYDSAAMDELEIYPVGWSKEEKPEETVDWLVTSFNELKQFVGDAAIAKQGLLVCI; this is translated from the coding sequence ATGGTCGTTTTTATTGAGTTTCACCTTTACCGCAGTTCAGCTATGGGCATGATTATGATACTCAGGAAAGTAAGTGAGCCGCAACTGCAGCAACTGCTGGCCGAGCCCGACTTGATCCTGGATTTAGTGGACGAGCTGGCGCCGGCTGGTCAGGAGCTAGACCTAGACAAAGCCTGGCACGGCCTGCACTTTATGCTAACGGGTTCGGGCTGGGAAGGTCCCGAGGAGTTGGCTTACTTAATGGATGGCGGGCAGGTAATTGGGAATGAAGAAGAACATAGCGTCGGCCTCGGCCCGGCGCGGGGGCTCACCAATGCCGAAGTCAGTCAATTCGCGGCGGCGCTGGGCCGTTTGTCCGAATCAGAATTCAGGTTGCGCTACGATAGTGCGGCAATGGACGAACTGGAGATTTATCCAGTAGGCTGGAGCAAAGAGGAAAAGCCTGAGGAAACTGTAGACTGGCTAGTGACCAGCTTCAACGAGCTAAAGCAATTCGTGGGCGACGCTGCCATTGCCAAGCAAGGGTTGCTGGTTTGTATATAA
- a CDS encoding acyl-CoA dehydrogenase family protein codes for MSSQSDVLSPKAKAEHRSGSLNAAGFTDYYDIDGLLTEEHKLIRQSIRDFVKKEISPSIEKWAQDNHFPSEIVKKFGDVGAFGPTIPTEYGGGGLDYISYGLIMQEIERGDSGMRSTASVQGSLVMYPIYAYGSEEQRKKYLPKLASGEWLGCFGLTEPDHGSNPGGMVTNIKDMGDYYLLNGAKLWISNSPEAQIAVVWAKNEQGRIKGLIVERGMEGFTTPEIHNKWSLRASCTGELVFDNVKVPKENLLPNVEGLRGPLGCLDSARYGIAWGAIGVAIDCYESALKYSLEREQFGKPIAGFQLQQKKLAEMITEITKAQLMVWRLGMLKNEGKATSAQISMAKRNSVDMALQVAREARQIHGGMGITGEYPIMRHMMNLESVITYEGTHDIHLLITGADITGIQAFK; via the coding sequence ATGTCATCCCAATCCGACGTCCTCTCGCCCAAGGCTAAAGCCGAGCACCGCAGCGGTTCGTTGAACGCCGCCGGCTTCACCGATTACTACGACATCGACGGCCTGCTGACCGAAGAGCACAAGCTCATCCGCCAGAGCATCCGCGACTTTGTCAAGAAGGAAATCAGCCCCAGCATTGAAAAGTGGGCCCAGGACAATCATTTTCCCTCCGAAATCGTCAAGAAGTTCGGCGACGTGGGTGCCTTTGGCCCTACCATCCCCACTGAGTACGGCGGCGGCGGCCTCGACTACATCAGCTACGGCCTGATTATGCAGGAAATTGAGCGTGGCGACTCTGGCATGCGCTCCACGGCCTCGGTGCAGGGCTCGTTGGTGATGTACCCCATTTACGCCTACGGCTCGGAGGAGCAGCGCAAGAAGTACCTGCCCAAGCTGGCCTCGGGCGAGTGGCTGGGCTGCTTCGGCCTCACCGAGCCCGACCACGGCTCCAACCCCGGTGGCATGGTTACCAATATCAAGGATATGGGTGACTACTACCTGCTCAACGGCGCCAAGCTCTGGATTTCGAACTCTCCCGAGGCGCAGATTGCCGTGGTGTGGGCCAAAAACGAGCAGGGCCGCATCAAGGGCCTGATTGTGGAGCGCGGTATGGAAGGCTTCACGACTCCCGAAATTCACAACAAGTGGAGCCTGCGCGCGTCCTGCACCGGTGAGCTGGTGTTCGACAACGTGAAGGTGCCCAAAGAAAACCTGCTGCCCAACGTGGAAGGCCTGCGCGGCCCCCTCGGCTGCCTCGACTCGGCCCGCTATGGCATTGCCTGGGGTGCTATCGGCGTAGCCATCGACTGCTACGAGTCGGCCCTGAAGTATTCCCTGGAGCGGGAGCAGTTCGGTAAGCCCATTGCCGGCTTCCAGCTCCAGCAGAAGAAGCTGGCCGAAATGATTACCGAAATCACCAAGGCCCAGCTGATGGTGTGGCGCCTGGGCATGCTCAAAAACGAGGGCAAAGCCACCAGCGCCCAGATCAGCATGGCCAAGCGCAATTCCGTGGACATGGCCTTGCAGGTAGCCCGCGAAGCCCGCCAGATTCACGGCGGCATGGGCATCACCGGCGAGTATCCCATCATGCGCCACATGATGAACCTGGAGTCGGTGATTACCTACGAAGGCACCCACGACATCCACCTGCTCATTACCGGCGCTGATATTACCGGAATTCAGGCGTTCAAGTAA
- a CDS encoding APC family permease, protein MSHEKKLNELEATAICGNDISSSCLYVSALAIAYAGQYAWIALLIVGAVLFLFRTIYGEVVGALPLNGGAYNVLLNTTSKRNAALAACLTILSYMATAVISASEAMHYLHTLWHGLPIIGATLGLLGLFLVLTILGISESAKVAVAIFLVHLVSLTLLVGSAIWYLATHGLDTMSLNFQLPVKGGSVVNALFFGFSAAMLGISGFESSANFVEEQARGVFPKTLRNMWIVVSFFNPVIAFLAIAVLPMVEVGQHTETLLSHLGTTTGGRWLGMLISVDAVAVLSGAVLTSFVGVSGLMQRMTLDRILPQFFLKANKAGSNYLILITFFLLCVSVLLITNGELGPLSGVYTISFLSVMAFFALGNFLLKSKRPKLPRPVYAGITTVLLALIGILVALYGNIKIHPDYLIVFLQYFLPTMALVYIMLNRTAILNLILAAVESVAEHSPRFSRLGRLFVKRQLKELHKQEFVFFTKGDNVSNLNKVMAYVVENEFTNRLKIVTLLKPGEEYPQELLTDIRVLDRAYEQIEVDFVTIDGKFGPELIDRLSTEWNIPKNFMFIGSPGNQFPYHISELGGVRLII, encoded by the coding sequence ATGAGTCACGAAAAGAAACTAAACGAGCTGGAAGCCACGGCTATCTGCGGCAACGATATTTCCTCCTCGTGCCTATACGTCTCGGCCCTGGCCATTGCCTATGCCGGACAGTACGCCTGGATTGCCCTGCTCATCGTGGGAGCGGTGCTGTTTCTGTTCCGCACGATTTACGGCGAAGTGGTAGGCGCTTTGCCACTGAATGGCGGCGCCTACAACGTGCTGCTCAACACGACCAGTAAGCGCAATGCCGCCCTGGCCGCCTGCCTCACCATTCTGTCGTACATGGCTACGGCCGTTATTTCGGCTAGTGAGGCCATGCACTACCTGCACACGCTCTGGCACGGGCTGCCCATTATCGGGGCTACGCTGGGGCTGCTGGGCCTGTTTCTGGTGCTGACCATCCTGGGCATTTCGGAGTCGGCGAAGGTGGCGGTGGCTATTTTTCTGGTCCACCTGGTGTCCCTGACTTTGCTGGTGGGCAGCGCCATCTGGTACCTAGCTACCCACGGCCTCGATACCATGAGCCTGAATTTCCAGCTCCCGGTGAAAGGCGGCAGCGTAGTCAATGCGCTGTTTTTCGGCTTTAGCGCGGCCATGCTGGGCATTTCGGGCTTCGAAAGCTCGGCCAATTTCGTGGAAGAACAGGCCCGGGGCGTGTTTCCCAAGACTCTGCGCAACATGTGGATTGTGGTGAGCTTCTTCAACCCCGTTATTGCCTTTCTGGCCATTGCGGTGCTACCCATGGTGGAAGTCGGCCAGCACACCGAGACGCTCCTCTCCCACCTGGGCACTACCACCGGCGGCCGGTGGCTGGGCATGCTCATTTCAGTCGATGCCGTAGCCGTGCTCAGCGGGGCCGTGCTGACCTCCTTCGTGGGCGTGAGCGGCCTGATGCAGCGCATGACCCTGGACCGGATTCTGCCCCAGTTTTTTCTCAAAGCCAACAAAGCCGGCAGCAACTACCTGATCCTGATTACCTTTTTCCTGCTCTGCGTATCGGTGCTGCTTATTACCAATGGGGAGCTGGGGCCGCTGTCGGGGGTGTATACTATTTCCTTTTTGTCGGTAATGGCCTTTTTTGCCCTGGGCAACTTCCTGCTCAAGAGCAAGCGGCCCAAGCTGCCGCGGCCGGTGTATGCGGGCATCACCACGGTGTTGCTGGCGCTGATTGGCATTCTGGTGGCCCTGTACGGCAACATCAAGATTCACCCCGACTACCTGATTGTGTTTCTGCAGTACTTCCTGCCCACCATGGCCCTGGTCTACATCATGCTCAACCGCACGGCCATTCTGAACCTGATTCTGGCGGCAGTGGAGTCGGTGGCCGAGCATTCGCCGCGGTTTTCGCGCCTGGGCCGGCTGTTTGTGAAGCGGCAGCTAAAGGAGCTGCACAAGCAGGAATTCGTATTTTTCACCAAGGGCGACAATGTCTCGAACCTCAACAAAGTCATGGCCTACGTGGTAGAAAACGAGTTTACCAACCGCCTCAAAATCGTGACCCTGCTCAAGCCCGGTGAGGAATATCCGCAGGAGCTGCTAACCGACATTCGGGTCCTGGACCGCGCCTACGAGCAGATAGAGGTGGATTTTGTTACCATCGACGGCAAGTTTGGCCCCGAGCTGATTGACCGGCTTTCTACCGAGTGGAATATCCCTAAAAACTTCATGTTCATCGGCTCCCCCGGCAACCAGTTTCCCTACCACATTTCCGAGCTGGGCGGCGTGCGACTAATTATTTAA
- a CDS encoding TonB-dependent receptor: protein MKNLLVLGGAVLALPLLAPRAAWAQGPVAGTITDARTGTALPGATVLLDGAVVGVTDASGMFALPAVPAGSHELRITFLGYDALRQPVQGQPTEQRLALGLRSGGILTGEALVTASRANDRTATAYTNVSREDLAKRNFGQDIPYLLDQTPSVVVTSDAGAGVGYTDIRIRGTSNTGINMTINGVPLNDAESHGSFLVNLPDLASSISSLQVQRGVGTSQNGGAAFGASINISTMENRTEAYGETQNSFGSFNTWKNTVQFGTGLLGQHFTIDGRLSRIATDGYLNRASSDLKSYYLSAGYQAKNTLLKFITFSGREKTYQAWNGVPEPLITGDRKLLQQFIDNGELSEADAARGLQEGRRYSYYTYDNQTDNYQQNHYQLHLSQGLGQDWNVGAALHLTRGFGYYESYRARRKFADYNLQNVVIGGDTLTRTNLIDQKWLDNYFYGGTFALNYQPRNNDKLQATLGGAWNQFVNDHYGEVIWAQYASNGNIRHRYYFNDARKTDFNAYARATWQVLPQLGVYGDLQVRRIKYGIDGLEAQNRDVTTHERYLFVNPKAGATFTLAEGQQLYASYARGQREPVRSDFTDRPAGQPRAQAERLNDFEGGYRLTRANSTLLGPQTTLRLEANYFYMQYRNQLVATGRLDSVGNALRTNVDRSYRTGLELTGFASMNDKLSLSSTLTLSRNRIQGFREVIYDANYLPVTAAEARTTTISYSPSVVSAHTLEGQPLKGLRLALLYKTVSEQFLDNTASAAKRIAPYQVLDFRVRYSIRPVFVKEIELGLLVNNVLNRKYVANGYTYGYPGADGNPQIFNFYFPQATRNFLASVGVKF, encoded by the coding sequence TTGAAAAATTTATTGGTTTTGGGTGGTGCCGTGCTGGCGCTTCCCTTGCTCGCGCCCCGGGCTGCCTGGGCCCAGGGCCCCGTGGCCGGCACTATAACCGATGCCCGCACCGGCACCGCCCTGCCCGGCGCCACCGTGCTGCTCGACGGGGCAGTAGTGGGCGTAACGGATGCCAGCGGTATGTTTGCCTTACCCGCTGTGCCGGCCGGCTCCCATGAGCTGCGTATTACCTTTCTGGGCTACGACGCCTTGCGCCAGCCAGTGCAGGGCCAGCCCACGGAGCAGCGCTTGGCGCTGGGGCTACGTTCGGGCGGCATCCTGACGGGTGAGGCGCTGGTAACGGCCAGCCGGGCCAACGACCGCACCGCCACGGCCTATACCAACGTGAGCCGGGAGGACCTGGCCAAGCGCAACTTCGGCCAGGACATTCCCTACCTGCTCGACCAGACGCCCTCGGTAGTGGTAACTTCCGATGCCGGAGCGGGCGTGGGCTACACCGACATCCGTATCCGGGGCACCAGCAACACGGGGATCAACATGACCATCAACGGGGTGCCGCTGAACGATGCGGAGTCGCACGGCTCGTTCCTGGTGAACCTGCCCGATCTGGCTTCGTCCATCAGCAGCCTGCAGGTGCAGCGCGGGGTGGGCACCAGCCAGAACGGCGGTGCGGCTTTCGGGGCCAGCATCAACATCTCCACGATGGAGAACCGGACCGAGGCCTACGGGGAAACCCAGAATAGCTTCGGCTCCTTCAACACCTGGAAAAACACCGTGCAGTTTGGCACCGGTCTGCTAGGCCAGCATTTCACCATCGACGGCCGCCTCTCGCGCATCGCCACCGACGGCTACCTGAACCGGGCCTCGTCGGACCTGAAGTCGTACTACCTCTCGGCGGGCTACCAGGCCAAGAATACGCTGCTCAAGTTTATTACCTTCTCGGGCCGGGAGAAAACCTACCAGGCCTGGAACGGCGTGCCCGAGCCGCTGATTACCGGTGACCGGAAATTGCTCCAGCAGTTTATCGACAACGGCGAGCTGAGCGAGGCCGATGCCGCCCGGGGCCTGCAGGAAGGCCGGCGCTACAGCTACTACACCTACGACAACCAGACCGACAACTACCAGCAGAACCACTACCAGCTCCACCTTTCGCAGGGCCTGGGCCAAGACTGGAATGTGGGGGCCGCCCTGCACCTGACGCGCGGCTTTGGGTACTACGAAAGTTACCGGGCGCGTCGCAAATTCGCCGACTATAACCTGCAGAACGTAGTAATTGGTGGGGATACGCTTACGCGCACTAACCTGATTGACCAGAAGTGGCTCGACAACTACTTCTACGGCGGCACCTTTGCCCTGAACTACCAGCCCCGCAACAACGATAAGCTGCAAGCCACCTTGGGTGGAGCCTGGAATCAGTTTGTCAACGACCATTACGGCGAGGTAATTTGGGCGCAGTATGCTTCCAACGGCAATATCCGCCACCGCTATTACTTCAACGATGCCCGCAAAACCGACTTCAACGCCTACGCCCGGGCTACCTGGCAGGTGCTGCCCCAACTAGGCGTGTACGGCGACTTACAGGTACGCCGCATCAAGTATGGCATCGACGGGTTGGAGGCGCAGAACCGTGACGTGACAACCCACGAGCGGTACCTGTTCGTCAATCCCAAGGCCGGGGCCACCTTTACCCTGGCCGAAGGGCAGCAGCTCTACGCCAGCTACGCCCGCGGGCAGCGGGAGCCGGTGCGCTCCGACTTTACCGACCGGCCCGCCGGCCAGCCCCGCGCCCAGGCTGAGCGGCTCAACGATTTTGAGGGCGGCTACCGCCTCACGCGCGCCAACAGCACCCTGCTGGGCCCCCAAACGACGCTGCGCCTGGAAGCCAACTACTTCTACATGCAGTACCGCAACCAGCTCGTGGCCACCGGCCGCCTCGACTCGGTGGGCAATGCCCTGCGCACCAACGTGGACCGCAGCTACCGCACCGGCCTGGAGCTGACGGGCTTTGCCTCCATGAACGATAAGCTCAGCCTCAGCTCTACGCTCACGCTCAGTCGCAACCGGATTCAGGGGTTCCGGGAGGTGATTTACGACGCCAACTACCTGCCCGTAACCGCCGCCGAGGCCCGCACGACAACTATTTCCTACTCGCCCTCGGTGGTGTCGGCGCATACGCTGGAAGGCCAGCCACTCAAAGGCCTGCGCCTGGCGTTGCTCTACAAAACCGTCAGTGAGCAGTTTCTGGATAACACCGCCAGTGCCGCCAAGCGCATCGCACCTTATCAGGTGCTGGACTTCCGGGTGCGCTACAGCATCCGGCCGGTATTTGTGAAGGAAATCGAGCTGGGCCTGCTGGTCAACAACGTGCTCAACCGCAAGTACGTGGCCAACGGCTACACCTACGGCTACCCCGGTGCCGACGGCAACCCGCAGATCTTCAACTTCTACTTCCCCCAGGCCACCCGCAACTTCCTGGCCTCGGTTGGCGTGAAGTTCTAA